In Salinibacterium sp. dk2585, a single window of DNA contains:
- the cmk gene encoding (d)CMP kinase, which produces MRETMQEKIIVAVDGPAGSGKSSVSRAAARRLGFDYQDTGAAYRALAWFVLERGIDPSDQEAVVSALADFDYAIGIDPDDYFVRVGGVDVEAAIREPRISAVVSSVAGILPVRAYLVELFRHVIDSSDKPGVITEGRDITTVVCPDAPVRILLTASEEARMARRSAEITGQSAAEVAKHLTSRDAQDSRVVDFMNAAEGVTAIDSTNLDFDQTIQAVVDLVHDRVG; this is translated from the coding sequence ATGAGGGAGACCATGCAGGAGAAGATCATCGTCGCGGTCGACGGACCCGCCGGCAGCGGTAAGTCGAGCGTGAGCCGCGCTGCAGCCCGGCGCCTCGGCTTCGACTACCAGGACACGGGCGCCGCATACCGCGCCCTCGCCTGGTTCGTGCTTGAGCGCGGCATCGACCCCAGCGACCAGGAGGCGGTCGTCTCGGCGCTCGCCGACTTCGACTACGCGATCGGCATCGACCCTGACGACTACTTCGTGCGCGTCGGGGGAGTCGACGTCGAGGCGGCCATCCGCGAGCCGCGGATCTCGGCGGTGGTCAGCTCGGTCGCAGGCATCCTGCCCGTGCGGGCCTACCTCGTCGAACTGTTCCGTCACGTGATCGACTCGAGCGACAAGCCGGGTGTCATCACGGAGGGTAGGGACATCACGACCGTGGTGTGCCCGGATGCTCCCGTGCGCATTCTTCTCACAGCATCCGAAGAAGCTAGAATGGCCAGGCGCTCCGCTGAAATCACGGGGCAGTCGGCTGCCGAGGTCGCGAAGCATCTCACTTCGCGTGACGCGCAGGATTCCCGGGTGGTGGACTTCATGAACGCCGCGGAGGGCGTCACGGCGATCGACTCAACCAATCTCGACTTTGACCAGACCATCCAGGCGGTGGTCGATCTCGTGCACGATCGCGTCGGCTGA
- the der gene encoding ribosome biogenesis GTPase Der has translation MADHDDFPELDEQLAERMAALSEEEAATRANALRAGLADYELDESDIDLLEATGEDADEVVYLPALPVLAVVGRPNVGKSALINRILGRREAVVEDTPGVTRDRVTYKAEWNERRFTLVDTGGWEPDARGIDASVAAQAEVAVDLADAVLFVVDANVGATATDEHVVRMLRQAKRPVILVANKVDDVRQEPNAAELWSLGLGQPWPVSALHGRGVADLLDHALTVLPEISAVAKEEVGGPRRVAILGRPNVGKSSLLNKAAGEERVVVNDLAGTTRDPVDEQVEIAGKVWRFVDTAGIRRRVNLSQGADFYASLRTSAALEKAEVAVVVLDVTEPISVQDLKIIDLVLESGRALVLAYNKWDLLDDERRIYLEREIEQDLSHVSWAPRVNISAKTGRHLEKLVPALETALESWDTRIPTGKFNALLADLTAEHPHPVRGGKQPRILFGTQASSRPPTFVLFTTGFLDPQYRRFIQRRLREIFGFEGTPINVNMRVREKRKR, from the coding sequence ATGGCTGACCACGACGACTTCCCAGAGCTCGACGAGCAACTCGCCGAACGCATGGCGGCCCTCTCCGAGGAGGAAGCGGCCACTCGGGCGAACGCCCTGCGCGCGGGACTCGCGGACTACGAGCTCGACGAGTCGGACATCGATCTCCTCGAGGCGACGGGGGAGGATGCCGACGAGGTCGTGTACCTTCCGGCCCTGCCCGTGCTCGCGGTCGTTGGTCGGCCGAATGTCGGCAAGTCCGCCCTCATCAACCGCATCCTCGGTCGCCGCGAGGCCGTCGTTGAAGACACCCCAGGTGTCACCCGTGACCGCGTGACGTACAAGGCCGAATGGAACGAGCGGCGCTTCACCCTCGTCGACACGGGCGGGTGGGAGCCGGATGCCCGCGGCATCGACGCATCCGTCGCCGCCCAGGCCGAGGTGGCAGTCGACCTGGCCGACGCCGTGCTCTTCGTCGTCGACGCCAACGTCGGCGCGACCGCGACTGACGAACACGTCGTACGGATGCTCCGCCAAGCGAAGCGACCCGTCATCCTCGTCGCGAACAAGGTCGACGATGTGCGGCAGGAGCCGAACGCCGCCGAACTCTGGAGCCTTGGCCTCGGACAGCCGTGGCCGGTCTCGGCGCTGCACGGCCGTGGCGTCGCCGACCTGCTCGACCACGCACTCACGGTGCTGCCCGAGATCTCTGCCGTCGCGAAGGAGGAGGTCGGCGGGCCTCGCCGCGTCGCGATCCTCGGTCGACCCAACGTGGGCAAGTCGAGCCTGCTCAACAAGGCCGCAGGCGAGGAGCGCGTCGTCGTCAACGACCTCGCGGGCACCACGCGCGACCCGGTCGATGAGCAGGTGGAGATCGCGGGCAAGGTGTGGCGCTTCGTCGACACCGCCGGCATCCGTCGTCGCGTGAACCTCTCGCAGGGCGCCGACTTCTATGCGTCGCTGCGCACGAGCGCCGCCCTCGAGAAGGCGGAGGTCGCTGTCGTCGTGCTCGACGTGACCGAGCCGATCAGCGTGCAGGACCTGAAGATCATCGACCTCGTGCTCGAGTCGGGCCGTGCGCTCGTGCTGGCCTACAACAAGTGGGACCTGCTCGATGACGAGCGCCGCATCTACCTCGAGCGTGAGATCGAACAGGATCTCTCGCACGTCTCGTGGGCGCCGCGCGTCAACATCTCCGCCAAGACGGGACGCCACCTCGAGAAGCTCGTGCCGGCCCTCGAGACCGCGCTCGAGTCGTGGGACACGCGCATCCCGACCGGCAAGTTCAATGCGCTGCTCGCTGACCTGACGGCCGAGCATCCGCATCCGGTGCGTGGCGGTAAGCAGCCGCGCATCCTCTTCGGCACGCAGGCGTCGAGCCGGCCGCCGACGTTCGTGCTCTTCACGACCGGGTTCCTCGACCCGCAGTACCGCCGCTTCATCCAGCGACGCCTGCGCGAGATCTTCGGCTTTGAGGGCACGCCGATTAACGTCAATATGCGGGTGCGGGAGAAGCGCAAGCGCTAG
- a CDS encoding TetR/AcrR family transcriptional regulator, with protein sequence MSHPNSAARTSETTSDLRRRVIDAGVELFDTRGFVNATLEEVCSETGVDCDTLKAEFPTVYDLFRECMLTSARELRAATDIGANVPDDTRQARALLLSMLESLAAAHVARRTRAGFVRGDYRYLTAEDQAELRATHATINERIAALLHRVRPDLNSGDVELLSRAAASTIATAGAAPTVLPSPKLETILVVSAMRLLESQSALTATTGEFRPRMTPPWMADNSKTGRVIAATINLVYAKGFSAVTMKDIARETGFPKWAIERKVKNTADLLTAAFATGGAIMRDAMDNAAKEAGRLPRDILLALSHKFVEHYFTDPKLMTVFILDGHHLPLQYAERAAQLHEEFMEGWLENVKAIRPELADAEARFLVYAALNIVEDVGIHVNWEYDHEAMAKTERLVLATLIGGR encoded by the coding sequence ATGTCCCACCCGAATTCCGCCGCCCGCACCTCCGAAACGACTTCGGACCTCCGGCGGCGCGTCATCGACGCAGGCGTCGAGCTGTTTGACACCCGCGGTTTCGTGAACGCCACGCTCGAGGAGGTCTGCTCCGAGACCGGCGTCGACTGCGACACGCTCAAGGCAGAGTTCCCCACGGTCTACGACCTCTTCCGCGAGTGCATGCTGACGAGTGCCCGCGAGCTCAGAGCCGCCACCGACATCGGCGCAAACGTGCCCGACGACACCCGCCAGGCACGTGCCCTCCTCCTTTCCATGCTCGAGTCACTCGCCGCCGCCCACGTCGCCCGCCGCACTCGCGCTGGTTTCGTCCGCGGCGACTATCGCTATCTCACCGCGGAAGACCAGGCGGAGCTCCGAGCCACCCACGCCACCATCAACGAGCGCATCGCCGCCCTACTGCATCGCGTGCGTCCCGACCTCAACAGCGGCGACGTCGAACTCCTCTCCCGTGCCGCTGCGAGCACGATTGCGACAGCGGGGGCGGCGCCAACCGTCTTGCCCAGCCCCAAGCTGGAGACAATCCTCGTCGTATCGGCCATGCGCCTCCTCGAGAGCCAGTCGGCCCTCACCGCCACCACGGGCGAGTTCCGCCCCCGCATGACCCCACCGTGGATGGCGGACAACAGCAAGACCGGCCGGGTCATCGCCGCGACCATCAACCTTGTCTACGCGAAGGGCTTCTCCGCGGTCACCATGAAGGACATCGCCCGGGAGACCGGCTTCCCGAAGTGGGCGATCGAGCGGAAGGTCAAGAACACCGCCGACCTCCTGACTGCCGCATTCGCGACGGGCGGAGCAATCATGCGCGATGCGATGGACAACGCGGCGAAGGAGGCAGGAAGGCTCCCCCGCGACATCCTGCTCGCGCTCAGCCACAAGTTTGTCGAGCACTACTTCACCGACCCTAAGCTCATGACGGTGTTCATCCTCGACGGGCACCATCTCCCTCTGCAGTACGCAGAGCGTGCCGCGCAGCTGCACGAGGAGTTCATGGAAGGCTGGCTGGAGAACGTCAAGGCCATCCGCCCGGAGCTCGCCGACGCCGAAGCCCGCTTCCTCGTGTACGCCGCCCTCAATATCGTTGAGGACGTCGGCATCCACGTGAACTGGGAGTACGACCACGAGGCAATGGCGAAAACCGAGCGTCTCGTTCTCGCGACTCTCATCGGCGGTCGCTGA
- a CDS encoding prephenate dehydrogenase, whose translation MNDSIARTKGPVRVVGAGLLGASVGLGLREKGVDVILHDASPTTLSLAVDYGAGRRAEPTDSPALVVVAVPPDLVAEVVAQELQAHPNALVTDVASVKMAPLAELSLVGADLSRYIGSHPMAGRERGGAISARADLFIGRPWVIAANAGIPPAQISVIEQLALDLGAVPVAMSAEDHDRAVALISHVPQAVSTLLARRLVDAEDTSLSLAGQGLRDTTRIAASAPELWVQIMGANSKFIIEILRDLRTDLDVLIHSLSDQEASGARRSLAQILAGGNAGVARLPGKHGQDRRFAQITVKVDDRPGELARLLTEIGEVGVNMEDLRLEHSPGAQIGLAEIAVLPEVEERLVAELEKRGWKIAGAYR comes from the coding sequence GTGAACGACTCGATCGCAAGGACGAAGGGTCCCGTCAGGGTCGTCGGCGCAGGACTCCTCGGCGCGAGTGTCGGCCTCGGCCTGAGGGAGAAGGGCGTCGATGTCATCCTGCACGACGCCTCACCCACGACCCTCAGTCTGGCTGTCGACTACGGGGCGGGACGCCGTGCCGAGCCCACGGACTCGCCCGCGCTCGTCGTCGTCGCCGTGCCGCCTGACCTCGTGGCGGAGGTCGTCGCGCAGGAGCTGCAGGCGCATCCGAATGCCCTGGTGACGGATGTCGCGAGCGTCAAGATGGCGCCCCTCGCCGAGCTGAGCCTCGTCGGCGCCGACCTCTCGCGCTACATCGGTTCGCACCCCATGGCCGGCCGTGAGCGCGGCGGTGCCATCTCGGCGCGCGCCGATCTCTTCATCGGGCGCCCCTGGGTCATCGCGGCGAACGCCGGAATCCCGCCAGCACAGATCTCCGTCATCGAGCAGCTCGCGCTCGACCTCGGTGCTGTGCCCGTCGCGATGAGCGCGGAGGATCACGACCGTGCTGTCGCGCTCATCTCGCACGTGCCCCAGGCGGTGTCCACGCTCCTGGCCCGGCGCCTCGTCGATGCCGAGGACACGTCGCTCTCCCTCGCAGGGCAGGGCCTGCGTGACACGACGCGCATCGCCGCGAGTGCGCCCGAGCTGTGGGTGCAGATCATGGGGGCGAACTCGAAGTTCATCATCGAGATACTTCGTGACCTGCGTACCGACCTCGACGTGCTCATCCACTCCCTCTCCGACCAGGAGGCGTCTGGTGCCCGTCGCTCGCTCGCTCAGATCCTCGCCGGGGGCAATGCGGGAGTCGCGCGCCTCCCCGGCAAGCACGGCCAGGATCGCCGCTTCGCGCAGATCACGGTCAAGGTCGACGACCGCCCGGGCGAGCTCGCCCGGCTGCTGACCGAGATCGGCGAGGTCGGGGTCAACATGGAGGACCTGCGCCTCGAGCACTCGCCGGGGGCGCAGATCGGACTCGCGGAGATCGCCGTGCTTCCCGAGGTGGAGGAGCGGCTCGTGGCCGAGCTCGAGAAGCGCGGCTGGAAGATCGCGGGCGCGTACCGTTGA
- a CDS encoding TetR/AcrR family transcriptional regulator, translating into MTDTSTLVLSAAARVFASQGYLRTTLHDIAAAAGLSSDDLERQSPDKYALFAQSVLGAARTVLRASDHLVADVQDSRQARAQLAAVIEASARATIAQRDASGFYRSEVRYLLPDDRAENAAIVEEVQARIRRPLALLRPELEPVEVAMLAAASQSAVASITIHPTDMPEQKILTLLTTAAMRVLDSSPVRPSEVAPAREVHLPWRHDDSPRSRIQRAALTLFARDGFCAVAADDVAAASGVSLDVIAREFGDLSGLLREACVVGHAELQRIDNDVLSTAETPRDALIGFSCNYVHYSFEEPEGMTAFLNDGRRLPGDQKLEFLRMQAFTVGHWVRSLLGIRPELSLSEAQFLVFAGMCIVNDLGRKLDWQRDELTETRVQRVVLAAMANIRAG; encoded by the coding sequence ATGACCGACACCTCGACACTCGTGCTCTCTGCGGCCGCACGGGTCTTCGCCTCCCAGGGCTACCTGCGCACCACGCTGCACGACATCGCCGCAGCGGCCGGCCTGTCGAGCGATGACCTCGAACGGCAATCGCCAGACAAGTACGCGCTCTTCGCGCAATCCGTGCTCGGCGCCGCGCGCACCGTCCTGCGCGCCAGCGACCACCTCGTCGCAGACGTGCAGGACTCACGCCAGGCGCGCGCGCAGCTGGCCGCCGTCATCGAGGCGTCCGCGCGGGCCACGATCGCGCAACGCGATGCGAGCGGCTTCTACCGCTCGGAGGTGCGTTACCTGCTCCCGGATGACCGCGCCGAGAACGCGGCCATCGTCGAGGAGGTGCAGGCGCGCATCCGTCGCCCCCTGGCCCTGCTGCGACCTGAACTGGAACCGGTAGAGGTCGCGATGCTCGCGGCCGCCTCCCAGAGCGCCGTCGCGAGCATCACCATCCACCCCACCGACATGCCGGAACAGAAGATCCTCACGCTGCTGACCACGGCGGCCATGCGGGTGCTCGACAGCTCCCCCGTGCGGCCGAGCGAGGTCGCCCCAGCTCGCGAGGTGCACCTGCCCTGGCGGCACGACGATTCCCCGCGCAGTCGCATCCAGCGCGCCGCCCTGACCCTCTTCGCCAGGGACGGCTTCTGTGCCGTCGCCGCCGATGACGTCGCCGCAGCATCCGGCGTATCGCTTGACGTGATCGCGCGCGAGTTCGGCGACCTCTCCGGCTTGCTACGTGAGGCCTGCGTGGTGGGTCACGCCGAACTGCAGCGCATCGACAATGACGTACTCTCGACGGCGGAGACCCCCCGCGATGCCCTCATCGGCTTCTCCTGCAACTACGTGCACTACTCCTTCGAGGAGCCGGAGGGCATGACGGCCTTCCTCAACGACGGCCGTCGCCTCCCCGGTGATCAGAAGCTGGAGTTCCTGCGCATGCAGGCCTTCACGGTCGGCCACTGGGTGCGTTCCCTGCTCGGCATCCGGCCGGAGCTCTCCCTGTCGGAGGCACAGTTCCTCGTGTTCGCGGGCATGTGCATCGTCAACGATCTCGGGCGCAAGCTCGACTGGCAGCGAGACGAGCTCACCGAGACTCGCGTCCAGCGCGTCGTGCTCGCCGCCATGGCGAACATCCGCGCCGGCTGA
- a CDS encoding serine hydrolase: MTVDETRIRSVLDRFAARADVGAVSFALATPSTGWSMLYESESPARPYFIGSITKLYTAAIIMQLRQEGVLGLDDPITTFLDPDLVSAIHVYRETDYSEQITVRHLLSHTSGLPNYLMQPRDDGGSVFGDALERDRGWTFDQALGVTRTMRPAFPPGTSRRAYFSHTNYAILGRIIEQATSVPWEAAVAERIIGPLGLAGTWSFSVGDVDRYDGVSPVLHGRRTVRLPLTMASVRAQGGIVSTAEDGIVFLRALLDGSLFDRQLVGEMTGDWRRLTFPSHAGVGIMRSRISALASQGGPREFVGHPSSTGAVLYFAPAAGLFISGTINQMQNADVARRLLAQLAVAAKGVVRG; the protein is encoded by the coding sequence GTGACCGTCGACGAAACCCGAATTCGCTCGGTGCTCGACCGCTTTGCGGCGCGCGCCGACGTGGGTGCAGTCTCATTCGCGCTCGCGACTCCCAGCACGGGGTGGTCGATGCTCTATGAGAGTGAGTCGCCCGCACGCCCGTACTTCATCGGGTCGATCACGAAGCTCTACACGGCGGCCATCATCATGCAGCTGCGCCAGGAGGGGGTGCTGGGGCTCGACGACCCCATCACGACCTTCCTCGACCCCGACCTGGTCTCTGCCATCCACGTCTATCGCGAGACGGACTATTCGGAGCAGATCACGGTGCGGCACCTGCTCTCGCATACCTCCGGCCTGCCGAACTACCTCATGCAGCCCCGAGATGACGGCGGATCGGTCTTCGGGGATGCGCTCGAACGCGACCGCGGGTGGACCTTCGACCAGGCACTGGGTGTGACCCGCACCATGCGACCGGCGTTCCCTCCCGGGACGTCGCGTCGTGCCTACTTCTCGCACACCAACTACGCGATCCTCGGGCGCATCATCGAGCAGGCGACGAGCGTGCCCTGGGAGGCTGCCGTCGCCGAGCGCATCATCGGGCCACTCGGGCTCGCGGGCACGTGGTCGTTCTCCGTCGGTGACGTCGACCGCTATGACGGTGTCTCGCCCGTGCTGCACGGTCGTCGCACTGTGCGGCTGCCGCTCACGATGGCCTCGGTGAGGGCGCAGGGCGGCATCGTCTCGACAGCGGAGGACGGCATCGTGTTCCTGCGCGCGCTGCTCGACGGTTCGCTCTTCGACCGGCAGCTCGTGGGCGAGATGACGGGGGACTGGCGGCGACTGACCTTTCCCAGCCACGCGGGGGTGGGCATCATGCGCAGCCGGATCTCGGCCCTCGCAAGCCAGGGCGGACCGCGTGAGTTCGTGGGGCATCCGAGTTCCACCGGTGCCGTGCTCTATTTCGCCCCCGCCGCGGGCCTCTTCATCTCCGGCACGATCAACCAGATGCAGAACGCGGATGTCGCGCGCCGACTCCTTGCGCAACTGGCGGTCGCGGCAAAGGGTGTCGTGCGGGGGTAG
- a CDS encoding NUDIX domain-containing protein, whose amino-acid sequence MTHKPPYRPRTSGDGWVEGADGARFWGLYGAAGLLAHDPQRGVLLQHRATWSHFGGTWGLPGGARHEGESAYDAATREAAEEAAVPGDALVPLFEETLDLGFWSYTTVAVTVTRAFEPRIADPESLDLRWVRLDAVESLPLHPLFAEAWPALMRRL is encoded by the coding sequence GTGACGCACAAGCCGCCCTACCGCCCGAGGACCTCGGGCGACGGTTGGGTGGAGGGTGCCGACGGCGCGCGGTTCTGGGGGCTCTACGGTGCCGCAGGCCTGCTCGCCCACGACCCGCAGCGCGGCGTGCTGCTGCAGCACCGCGCGACCTGGAGCCACTTTGGCGGAACGTGGGGGCTTCCCGGCGGCGCGCGGCACGAGGGGGAGTCGGCCTACGACGCCGCAACGCGCGAGGCCGCCGAGGAAGCGGCTGTGCCGGGCGACGCGCTCGTTCCCCTGTTCGAGGAGACCCTCGACCTGGGGTTCTGGTCGTACACGACGGTCGCGGTGACCGTCACACGCGCCTTCGAACCGAGGATCGCCGACCCCGAGAGCCTCGACCTGCGCTGGGTGCGGCTCGACGCGGTCGAGTCGTTGCCGTTGCATCCGCTCTTCGCTGAGGCGTGGCCCGCCCTCATGCGCCGGCTCTGA
- a CDS encoding LLM class flavin-dependent oxidoreductase → MTSSATDSSSATGSSSATGSGQQHPLRLSVLDLIPVRSNQTTADAVAATIELAKVADELGFERFWVAEHHNMPAVASTNPAVLIGIIGANTSRIRVGSGGVMLPNHSPLVVAEQFAILEAAFPGRVDLGIGRAPGSDPVITSFLRSSGTTSDVNAFEQNVQDIATLLDTEGAMLQLPNGRSYALSATPKASGVPQTWLLGSSDYSARLAATLGLPYVFAHHFSGEGTERILEFYRSGFTPAAEGDTPRTFLTLNVSVAPTAQEAMAAALPNLQQMARLRTGAPLGPLATIEEAARAELTPAQQQTVDAMLERWVIDEPVAAARRIRELARRYGVDEVMVVPGLSASDADAANATPARVDALRLLAAELLE, encoded by the coding sequence ATGACTTCTTCTGCGACTGACTCCTCTTCTGCGACTGGCTCCTCTTCTGCGACCGGCTCTGGCCAGCAGCATCCGCTTCGCCTTTCGGTGCTTGACCTGATTCCGGTGCGAAGCAACCAGACGACGGCGGATGCCGTGGCCGCCACGATCGAGCTGGCCAAGGTTGCTGACGAGCTCGGCTTCGAGCGATTCTGGGTCGCGGAGCACCACAACATGCCCGCGGTCGCGTCGACAAACCCGGCCGTGTTGATCGGCATCATCGGGGCGAACACCTCGCGCATTCGCGTGGGATCGGGCGGTGTCATGCTGCCGAATCATTCGCCGCTCGTCGTGGCGGAGCAGTTCGCGATCCTCGAGGCGGCGTTCCCCGGACGCGTCGACCTGGGGATCGGGCGGGCGCCCGGCAGCGACCCCGTCATCACCTCGTTCCTGCGCTCGAGCGGCACGACGAGCGACGTGAACGCCTTCGAGCAGAACGTGCAGGACATTGCGACGCTGCTCGACACCGAGGGCGCGATGCTGCAGTTGCCGAACGGCCGCAGCTATGCCCTGAGCGCCACGCCGAAGGCATCCGGTGTGCCCCAGACCTGGCTCCTCGGCTCGAGCGACTACTCCGCGCGGCTCGCCGCCACGCTGGGGCTGCCCTACGTTTTCGCCCACCACTTCTCGGGGGAGGGGACCGAGCGCATCCTTGAGTTCTATCGCAGCGGCTTCACGCCCGCCGCCGAGGGTGACACGCCCCGCACCTTCCTCACGCTCAACGTCTCGGTCGCGCCGACCGCGCAGGAGGCCATGGCGGCCGCCCTGCCCAACCTGCAGCAGATGGCGCGCCTGCGCACGGGCGCACCGCTCGGGCCGCTTGCCACGATCGAGGAGGCGGCGCGTGCCGAATTGACCCCCGCGCAGCAGCAGACCGTCGACGCCATGCTCGAGCGCTGGGTCATCGACGAGCCGGTCGCGGCCGCTCGCCGCATCCGCGAACTCGCACGACGCTACGGCGTCGATGAGGTCATGGTCGTGCCCGGCCTCTCGGCCAGCGACGCGGATGCCGCGAATGCGACGCCCGCCCGCGTCGACGCTCTCCGGCTGCTCGCCGCCGAACTGCTTGAGTAG
- a CDS encoding TetR/AcrR family transcriptional regulator, whose protein sequence is MHNDTSNPDAATSPTLADPRTRLRIVAAGVFATRGYNDASIEEVCSEAGLDAETFSTHYEDKYALFKDVVLANAREMVRATDGIETHDPRQARSVITRIIENATRVAIATRATGGFYRSEHRYLRREDAHELSELIGELHRRVWQPLMLHRPKLTEDDATLMAAAAFSVIASITIHATSLPAPKVQTLLTVTAMRMLDSEPAPAQVHIDQPATRPTWHDDTSRDGQLLKAAVDLCFQRGYHAVTIDDVATAAGIDVAWARQHASLSDILTRGCLNGYQALKTDLNQALESSVSARDTLLGLCRAYVRHYMVDYKLMTVYLADARNFDDGDHGPMLELQDYSVTLCTRAMQDARPELSPTEATFLAFASMSLVSDLARMLRWKNDDATTRRIEKFACMVMALIR, encoded by the coding sequence ATGCACAACGACACGTCGAACCCGGACGCCGCCACGTCCCCCACCCTTGCAGACCCCCGCACCCGTCTGCGCATCGTCGCTGCCGGAGTGTTCGCCACACGCGGCTACAACGACGCCAGCATCGAAGAGGTGTGCTCCGAAGCGGGCCTGGACGCCGAGACGTTCTCCACCCACTACGAGGACAAGTACGCACTCTTCAAAGATGTCGTGCTCGCGAACGCGCGGGAGATGGTGCGCGCAACGGACGGCATCGAGACGCATGACCCACGGCAGGCGCGCAGCGTCATCACCCGCATCATCGAGAACGCCACCCGGGTTGCGATCGCCACTCGCGCGACGGGCGGCTTCTACCGTTCGGAGCACCGCTACCTTCGCCGCGAAGACGCGCATGAGCTCAGCGAACTCATCGGCGAACTGCACCGTCGAGTGTGGCAGCCGCTGATGCTTCACCGCCCGAAGCTCACGGAGGACGACGCAACCCTCATGGCCGCGGCCGCCTTCAGCGTCATCGCGAGCATCACGATCCATGCCACGAGCCTCCCCGCACCCAAGGTGCAGACGCTCCTCACGGTCACCGCAATGAGGATGCTCGACAGCGAACCTGCCCCCGCGCAGGTGCACATCGACCAGCCGGCGACCCGCCCCACCTGGCATGACGACACCAGCAGGGATGGGCAGCTCCTCAAGGCCGCGGTCGACCTGTGCTTCCAGCGTGGGTACCACGCCGTCACGATCGACGACGTCGCGACCGCTGCGGGAATCGATGTCGCGTGGGCACGACAGCACGCCTCCCTTTCCGACATTCTGACGCGCGGATGCCTCAACGGCTACCAAGCGCTCAAGACCGACCTCAACCAGGCGCTGGAGAGCTCCGTCAGCGCGCGCGACACCCTCCTCGGCCTGTGCCGCGCCTACGTGCGCCACTACATGGTCGACTACAAGCTCATGACCGTCTACCTCGCTGACGCGCGCAATTTCGACGACGGCGACCACGGCCCGATGCTCGAGCTGCAGGACTACTCGGTCACCCTCTGCACGAGGGCCATGCAGGATGCCCGGCCGGAGCTGTCGCCCACCGAGGCGACCTTCCTCGCCTTCGCCTCCATGAGCCTCGTGAGCGACCTTGCCCGCATGCTCCGGTGGAAGAACGACGACGCGACCACACGCAGGATCGAAAAGTTCGCGTGCATGGTCATGGCGTTGATCAGATGA